The nucleotide window TCCTGGCTCAACCTGGTCGAAGTCTGGTTCGCGCTCCTGACGTCCAAGCAGCTCAAGCGCGGGGTTCACCCCAGCATCGATGCCTTGGAGCAAGCGATTCATCGCTACGTCGGCGCCACGAACGAACACCCCAAGCCGTTCATCTGGACCAAGACCGCCGACGAGATTCTCCAAAGTGTTGCCCGCTTCTGCCAGAGAATCTCTAACTCAGACCACTAGGGCGCCGCTCTTCCGGATGGCCGAGCCCGAGTGGGAGCACTGGCTGCTGGTGCGGCGTAAACTGGAGGATCCGACTGAGAGGGCCTACTACGTCGCCTTCGCCCCGGCAGGCACTTCGCTGGAGGAACTCATCCGCATCGCAGGCCGCCGATGCACGATCGGGCCCGCCTTCGAGGGCGCCAAGCAAGAGGGCGGGCTGGACGAGTATGAGGTGCCGAGCTGGAGTGGGTGGTACTGCCACATCACACTCTCGCTCCTGACGCATACCTTCCTCGTCGTCACATGCGCAGGAACGCGTACTGACGGCAGACAAGGGGGGGCTCCATGCTCCGGGTCTGATCCCTCTCGGTTTACCTGAAAACGGCGTCTCCTGCGACAGATCGCCTGGAGCAAGCCCTTCGCAGTGGTCGCGGTGCTGAGGTGGTCTACATGGCGGTATCGCCACCAGGAGCAAGCGAAAGCTTCCGACTATCGCAGGAGGCTACGCCGCATGGACTTGCAACTGCGACTGTAGGATCACGGAAGATTTCCTTGACAAGGCGGGAACCGAGCGAATAATTTGCTTCATGTCCCCGTAGCACTCCCGCTCCGGGAGACCTCCCCCTGCTCCCGGAGGAACCTATGGTGGCTGTTACAACTCCCCAGGCCCCCACCTTCGGTCCGGTCACCAAGGATGATCTATATGGGGCGGAGATCGACGGGGCCGGGAAGTCCGTTGAGGAGATCGCCACCGAGGCGAAGGAGCGCTTCCCCGCACATCACGCAGTCTACGTTCGCAACTTCCCAACGCAGCCGGACGCCTACATCGGCTTTCTCTCCTGCTTCGGTGAGCCGCTCCCCAACTACGGCAGCAAGTCGGGAGTGGAGAGCTATCAGCTGCACCCCTGCATCAACCAGGTCCGCTACATCGAACGGGATGGGGGCGGCAAGTTCGTGCATGAGCGCGG belongs to Longimicrobiaceae bacterium and includes:
- a CDS encoding IS630 family transposase; this translates as SWLNLVEVWFALLTSKQLKRGVHPSIDALEQAIHRYVGATNEHPKPFIWTKTADEILQSVARFCQRISNSDH